GGGCTTATGATAATCATGTATATATTTTAGCACCAAATGCAGTAGGCGCCGATGCTGCTGGAAACCATTTCTTTGGTTCTAGTATGATAGTTAATCCAATAGGCCAAACTATTGGATTAGCAAGAGGTGGAGATGATATTATATCAGCCAGACTTAATCCAGATCCTATTAAATATATTGGGTATGGAACTAAGATTCCAATGATATTTGATCATTTAGAAGACAGAAATACAGAGGCTTATAAAGGGATATTAACTGAAGGGAAAAGTAGTTTTGAACCTTCTATAAGAATACCTTATAAAAAGTGAGGGGGTAGAAATGAGGTTACCATTAGAAAATTTAAAGGTACTTGATCTTACAAGAGTTCTGGCTGGGCCTTATGCAACTATGATATTAGGAGATTTAGGTGCAGATATTATAAAATTAGAGATGCCGGATAAAGGTGATGATTCAAGGTTCTTTGGTCCTTATATAAATGGTGAAAGTGGCTACTTTATGAGTTTAAATAGGAATAAAAGGAGTATAACCTTAAACTTAAAAGACAAAAGGGAAAAAGAAATTTTTCTAGCAATAGTAAAAGAAGTAGATGTAGTAGTAGAAAATTTTAGACCAGGAACCATGAAGAAATTGGGATTAGGATATGATACTTTAAAAGAGATTAATCCTGAAATTATATATGCTGCTACATCAGGGTATGGCCATACTGGACCTTATAGTAAAAGGGCTGCTTATGATGCAGTAGTTCAGGCAATGTCAGGATTAATGAGTATTACCGGGGAAAAGGATGGAAGACCTACAAGGGTAGGAACTTCTATAGGAGATATAACAGCTGGATTGTTTACAGTAATAGGAATTTTAACTGCTCTTGCAAATAAATATGAGACTGGTAAAGGACAAAAAGTTGATGTAGCTATGCTAGACTGTCAGGTTGCAATTTTAGAAAATGCTATAGCTAGATATGTTGTAACTGGAGAAATACCTAAGCCAGAAGGGAATAAGCATCCATCTATTGTTCCTTTTGAAACTTTTGAAACTAAGGATGGAGAAATTATGATAGCTGCAGGAAATGACTTTCTGTGGGGGGAGTTTTGTAGTATTATAGATAGAAAAGATTTAATAAATGATGAAAGATTTAAAACCAATCCTATAAGAAATAAAAATTACGATGAACTAAGACCTTTAATAGCAGAACCTTTAAAGTATAAAAAAACAAAAGAATGGCAAGTAATATTAGATAGTGCAGGAATACCTAATG
This genomic interval from Tissierellales bacterium contains the following:
- a CDS encoding nitrilase-related carbon-nitrogen hydrolase; this translates as AYDNHVYILAPNAVGADAAGNHFFGSSMIVNPIGQTIGLARGGDDIISARLNPDPIKYIGYGTKIPMIFDHLEDRNTEAYKGILTEGKSSFEPSIRIPYKK
- a CDS encoding CaiB/BaiF CoA-transferase family protein — translated: MRLPLENLKVLDLTRVLAGPYATMILGDLGADIIKLEMPDKGDDSRFFGPYINGESGYFMSLNRNKRSITLNLKDKREKEIFLAIVKEVDVVVENFRPGTMKKLGLGYDTLKEINPEIIYAATSGYGHTGPYSKRAAYDAVVQAMSGLMSITGEKDGRPTRVGTSIGDITAGLFTVIGILTALANKYETGKGQKVDVAMLDCQVAILENAIARYVVTGEIPKPEGNKHPSIVPFETFETKDGEIMIAAGNDFLWGEFCSIIDRKDLINDERFKTNPIRNKNYDELRPLIAEPLKYKKTKEWQVILDSAGIPNGPINTIDKVLVDPQIKAREMIVEMDHPIVGKFKVPGIPIKLSDTPGKIRKASPTLGEDTREVLKELLGYEESEIGELANGKV